Proteins encoded by one window of Arachis ipaensis cultivar K30076 chromosome B04, Araip1.1, whole genome shotgun sequence:
- the LOC107639701 gene encoding chaperone protein dnaJ 8, chloroplastic-like translates to MAVAGVIGGNSWSWMQLKCQERKQKRLEICCSSSSSLTDCYKTLRVQPGASQSEVKKAFRQLALQYHPDVCRWSKCGVQFHQINQAYDVVMSNLRGESNEMEMEMYEACEDDAGIDEAMRGMNDPDWDLWEEWMGWEGAGIRDYSSHINPYI, encoded by the exons ATGGCTGTTGCTGGGGTTATTGGTGGTAATTCATGGTCATGGATGCAATTAAAATGTCAAGAAAGGAAACAGAAAAGACTTGAGATTTGttgctcctcttcttcttctttgacgGATTGTTACAAAACCTTAAGAGTCCAACCCGGTGCGTCTCAATCCGAGGTTAAGAAGGCTTTTAGACAGCTTGCACTGCAG TACCATCCAGATGTATGCAGATGGAGCAAATGCGGGGTGCAGTTTCACCAAATCAACCAGGCTTATGAT GTTGTAATGTCCAATTTGAGAGGAGAATCCAAtgaaatggaaatggaaatgTACGAAGCATGCGAAGATGATGCAGGCATCGACGAAGCAATGAGGGGAATGAATGATCCAGATTGGGACCTGTGGGAAGAGTGGATGGGATGGGAAGGAGCAGGAATTCGTGATTATTCATCTCACATTAATCCTTACATTTGA